The following proteins are co-located in the Elusimicrobiota bacterium genome:
- a CDS encoding nitrilase-related carbon-nitrogen hydrolase, protein MTLLGAAATLAAGCVLWLAFPPEGLWPLAPVGALLFLFALQRARSYAAAAALSLLAKAVCAALLSLRYLYGVWPPVWLLYAANYGLIWAAFGAVFHGVRRHKGEVAALAAAPFLWVLFDRFSPAAHFLPSDIPTLAVALGDSPLLGLAPWLGIYGLSFLPVAAACAFLLLLRARAPGERRAALAGAGLLAFVSAVVPALVSLGASDAGGAERTLAFAAAHLREDGKDAAWAAAEKSLLEPRTRSAFADYAEGRLREAAAGLAPGKARLIILPEDAVDLSFERDRSREAYARWGLEDNGALIEAYRAFARRTGAALSVGLTTLRGGRVRNTLMLIGRDGDVAGLSDKHRLAAGSERWPLGFLRYWKLFPRGPGTRFVSYDEQYVPGDDPSRMLSFEGLPFGAPMCLEGHSPTMALAWKRRAAQFLLFTSNAQWFDADPATYNRQVLSLVRLQAGAYALPVLMTGKQSYLGWVDDRGRPFVEPGFGRGPRAQTVFLEARIHPGRQTAVSRRGEYFVPLSLLVLSAVPFLFRRKERRSA, encoded by the coding sequence GTGACGCTCCTCGGGGCCGCCGCGACGCTCGCCGCGGGCTGCGTCCTCTGGCTGGCCTTCCCGCCCGAAGGACTCTGGCCCCTCGCTCCCGTCGGCGCGCTCCTGTTCCTCTTCGCGCTCCAGCGCGCGCGGTCGTACGCAGCCGCCGCGGCGCTGAGCCTCCTCGCGAAGGCCGTCTGCGCGGCCCTGCTCTCCTTGCGCTACCTCTACGGCGTCTGGCCGCCGGTCTGGCTGCTCTACGCGGCCAACTACGGCCTCATCTGGGCGGCCTTCGGGGCGGTCTTCCACGGGGTGCGCCGTCATAAAGGAGAGGTTGCGGCCCTCGCCGCGGCGCCGTTCCTCTGGGTCCTCTTCGACCGCTTCTCACCCGCCGCGCACTTCCTCCCCTCCGACATCCCCACCCTCGCCGTCGCCCTGGGAGATTCCCCCCTTCTCGGCCTGGCTCCCTGGCTCGGCATCTACGGTCTGAGCTTCCTGCCGGTCGCCGCGGCCTGCGCGTTCCTTCTGCTCCTGCGCGCACGGGCGCCGGGCGAGCGCAGAGCCGCGCTCGCAGGCGCGGGGCTCCTCGCCTTCGTCTCCGCGGTCGTCCCCGCGCTCGTCTCCCTGGGAGCGTCCGACGCCGGCGGAGCCGAGCGAACGCTCGCCTTCGCCGCGGCGCATCTGCGGGAGGACGGGAAGGACGCCGCCTGGGCCGCGGCGGAGAAGTCCCTGCTCGAGCCGCGGACGCGCTCGGCCTTCGCGGACTATGCGGAGGGGAGGCTTCGGGAAGCGGCCGCCGGGCTCGCTCCCGGGAAGGCGCGGCTCATCATCCTCCCCGAAGATGCCGTCGATCTGAGCTTCGAGCGCGACCGTTCACGGGAGGCGTACGCGCGCTGGGGCCTCGAGGACAACGGCGCGCTCATCGAGGCCTACCGCGCTTTCGCGCGGCGCACGGGCGCCGCGCTCTCGGTCGGCCTGACCACCCTGCGGGGCGGCCGGGTCCGGAACACGCTCATGCTCATCGGACGGGACGGAGACGTCGCCGGCCTCTCGGACAAGCACCGTCTGGCGGCGGGCTCGGAGCGCTGGCCCCTGGGCTTCCTGCGCTACTGGAAGCTGTTCCCGCGGGGCCCGGGGACGCGCTTCGTCTCCTACGACGAGCAGTACGTCCCGGGCGACGACCCTTCGCGGATGCTGAGCTTCGAGGGTCTCCCGTTCGGCGCGCCCATGTGTCTGGAGGGACATTCCCCGACGATGGCCCTGGCCTGGAAGCGGCGCGCGGCGCAGTTCCTGCTCTTCACCTCCAACGCGCAATGGTTCGACGCGGACCCCGCGACCTACAACCGGCAGGTCCTCAGCCTCGTGCGCCTGCAGGCCGGCGCCTACGCCCTGCCCGTCCTCATGACGGGCAAGCAGAGCTATCTCGGCTGGGTGGACGACCGCGGACGGCCCTTCGTCGAGCCCGGCTTCGGCCGCGGGCCCCGGGCGCAGACGGTGTTCCTGGAGGCCCGGATCCATCCCGGCCGTCAGACCGCGGTGAGCCGCCGAGGAGAGTACTTCGTGCCGCTGTCCCTGCTGGTCCTGAGCGCCGTGCCGTTCCTCTTCCGCAGGAAAGAACGCCGCTCGGCGTGA
- a CDS encoding glycosyltransferase family 39 protein, which translates to MRTPAPRVNLSTLLSSDLSPRAARRAWPLLVLLHLALIAGAVFSTSNAFDETAYLAEGLLVLRNGDFARTAVRQPPLPEFAAAVPCLLLGCPTPPDHLPKDSQRSGFEFLYRGTRPPARLLVLGRLAMLVFPLALGLALFAWARRLWGAEAGLIALFAWAFHPSFLANGALVANDYALAAMSFCTLYALWRWQEAGETRWAALTGVFWGLALACKPPALLLAPALALGALLARRPAGERVRAALLACVCASATLASVYGGTDLAHWFRNVDNRLFQSSQHGFGTFFLGAMRPQGSPFFYAVSLLVKTPLGWLLAAAAAAAAFFRRGFPDRRALAPSLLFAVLLFLAASASRTQAGNRYLLPLYAAGCLWIGGLWQDRRRRPLLALGLLWSALSTMSVFPHPLSYANELVGTRGLRRVFGESDVDWGQDLPALARWQRRHPQARLTLCYFGLADTGMWGVRAQLLPIQPLQVMGANRELVHPVGPGREVLAMSATALQQHPLRELFSWDREGPGPVEDVGGSIFLWDVTERPDIHRRLALWYRAFGWSRHEARELAQAGALETPPAPRH; encoded by the coding sequence ATGCGCACGCCGGCCCCGCGAGTGAACCTCTCGACCCTCCTCTCTTCGGACCTCTCCCCGCGCGCCGCGCGCCGCGCCTGGCCGCTCCTCGTCCTGCTCCACCTCGCGCTCATCGCGGGCGCGGTCTTCTCCACCTCGAACGCCTTCGACGAGACCGCCTACCTCGCGGAGGGCCTGCTGGTGCTGCGCAACGGGGACTTCGCGCGCACGGCGGTGCGCCAGCCGCCGCTGCCCGAGTTCGCGGCCGCCGTCCCCTGCCTGCTGCTGGGCTGCCCGACGCCGCCGGACCATCTCCCGAAGGACTCCCAGCGCTCCGGCTTCGAGTTCCTCTATCGCGGGACGCGGCCTCCCGCGCGCCTCCTCGTCCTCGGCCGACTGGCGATGCTCGTCTTCCCCCTCGCGCTCGGCCTCGCCCTCTTCGCCTGGGCGCGGCGGCTGTGGGGCGCCGAAGCGGGCCTCATCGCGCTCTTCGCCTGGGCCTTCCATCCGAGCTTCCTCGCCAACGGCGCCCTCGTCGCCAACGACTACGCCCTCGCGGCCATGTCCTTCTGCACACTCTACGCCTTGTGGCGCTGGCAGGAGGCCGGCGAGACCCGCTGGGCCGCGCTCACGGGCGTCTTCTGGGGCCTGGCGCTCGCCTGCAAGCCCCCCGCGCTCCTTCTGGCGCCCGCGCTCGCGCTCGGAGCCCTCCTCGCGCGCCGGCCCGCCGGAGAGCGCGTCCGCGCGGCGCTGCTGGCGTGCGTCTGCGCGTCCGCGACCCTCGCCTCCGTCTACGGAGGGACCGACCTCGCGCACTGGTTCCGAAACGTGGACAATCGCCTCTTCCAGTCCTCGCAGCACGGCTTCGGGACCTTCTTCCTCGGGGCGATGAGGCCTCAGGGGTCCCCTTTCTTCTACGCCGTCTCCCTGCTCGTGAAGACGCCCCTGGGCTGGCTGCTGGCGGCGGCCGCCGCCGCCGCGGCCTTCTTCCGCCGCGGCTTCCCGGACCGGCGGGCGCTCGCCCCCTCGCTGCTCTTCGCCGTCCTGCTGTTCCTCGCGGCGTCGGCGAGCCGGACCCAGGCGGGCAACCGCTACCTGCTGCCGCTCTACGCCGCGGGCTGCCTGTGGATCGGCGGGCTCTGGCAGGACCGGCGCCGACGCCCGCTCCTCGCCCTCGGCCTTCTCTGGAGCGCGCTCTCGACGATGAGCGTCTTCCCCCATCCCCTCTCCTACGCCAACGAGCTCGTCGGCACGCGGGGCCTGCGCCGGGTCTTCGGGGAGTCGGACGTCGATTGGGGGCAGGACCTGCCCGCCCTGGCGCGCTGGCAGCGTCGCCATCCGCAGGCGCGGCTGACCCTCTGCTACTTCGGCCTGGCCGACACGGGGATGTGGGGCGTCCGGGCCCAGCTGCTGCCGATCCAGCCGCTGCAGGTCATGGGCGCGAACCGGGAGCTCGTGCACCCGGTCGGGCCGGGGCGGGAAGTCCTGGCGATGAGCGCGACGGCGCTGCAGCAGCATCCCCTGCGGGAGCTCTTCTCCTGGGACCGCGAAGGGCCGGGGCCCGTCGAAGACGTCGGGGGGTCCATCTTCCTGTGGGACGTCACGGAGCGTCCCGACATCCACCGCCGGCTGGCGCTCTGGTACCGCGCCTTCGGCTGGAGCCGCCACGAGGCCCGGGAGCTCGCGCAGGCCGGGGCCCTCGAGACGCCTCCCGCCCCGCGGCACTGA
- a CDS encoding lytic transglycosylase domain-containing protein codes for MRETLERARMQSDAVGPADPALNNANRWQAFFDGEGRRAPIDDERILAAMREQGVPSRIVRTVLDEARRQEADPILVLSVIKQESGFDPRQRSPKGARGLMQIMPGTGRDLGVRSVKKLYDPQINVRAGVTYLKDMFEQFSNVSIEDLSAADPSANESVRAALAAYNAGPHAVEKHQGVPPYRQTRAYVERVLEYYRDFTHLLLVD; via the coding sequence ATGCGGGAGACCCTCGAGCGAGCGCGCATGCAGAGCGACGCCGTGGGCCCGGCCGACCCCGCGCTCAACAACGCGAACCGCTGGCAGGCCTTCTTCGACGGCGAGGGCCGGCGCGCCCCCATCGACGATGAGCGCATCCTCGCGGCGATGCGCGAGCAGGGCGTCCCCTCCCGCATCGTCAGGACCGTGCTCGACGAAGCCCGCAGGCAGGAGGCCGACCCGATCCTCGTCCTCTCGGTCATCAAGCAGGAATCGGGCTTCGACCCGCGCCAGCGCAGCCCGAAAGGCGCGCGCGGGCTCATGCAGATCATGCCGGGCACGGGCCGGGACCTCGGAGTGCGCAGCGTGAAGAAGCTCTACGACCCGCAGATCAACGTGCGGGCCGGAGTGACCTACCTCAAGGACATGTTCGAGCAGTTCTCGAACGTCTCCATCGAAGACCTCTCGGCGGCCGACCCGTCGGCCAACGAGAGCGTGAGGGCGGCCCTCGCCGCCTACAACGCGGGCCCGCACGCGGTGGAGAAGCACCAGGGGGTCCCGCCCTACCGCCAGACGCGCGCCTACGTGGAGCGGGTTTTGGAGTACTATCGGGACTTCACGCACCTGCTCCTGGTCGACTGA
- a CDS encoding cytidylate kinase-like family protein, which produces MTRSGASIEAILDEQIRRWALLSRARREGKQLPELAITLSRLPGCAGREIAVELARRLKFDLFDKEILQQVAESTHLSESVVKTLDEKVMPAMEEWVTSLFLQRYLSEDYFRHLSRVLLAIGKHGHAVILGRGAGFILPSRECLRVLLVAPQDVRVRSLAYRMKMPLEDAKRQIIHVESDRRAFIRRHFHTDMTDATHYDIVINTQDLGSEGTLEAVRLAWETKKKVLAAGQPPWMSEAAVG; this is translated from the coding sequence ATGACCAGATCCGGCGCATCCATCGAAGCCATCCTCGACGAGCAGATCCGGCGCTGGGCTCTGCTGAGCCGCGCCCGCAGGGAGGGCAAGCAGCTCCCCGAGCTCGCCATCACGCTCTCCCGCCTGCCCGGCTGCGCCGGCCGCGAGATCGCCGTGGAGCTGGCCCGCCGGCTGAAGTTCGACCTCTTCGACAAGGAGATCCTCCAGCAGGTCGCCGAGAGCACGCATCTGAGCGAGAGCGTCGTGAAGACGCTCGACGAGAAGGTGATGCCCGCGATGGAGGAATGGGTCACCTCCCTCTTCCTCCAACGCTACCTCTCCGAGGACTATTTCCGCCACCTCTCCCGCGTCCTCCTCGCTATCGGGAAGCACGGCCACGCGGTGATCCTCGGCCGGGGGGCGGGCTTCATCCTTCCTTCGCGCGAGTGCCTTCGGGTCCTGCTCGTGGCGCCGCAGGACGTGCGCGTTCGCAGCCTGGCCTACCGCATGAAGATGCCGCTGGAGGACGCGAAGCGGCAGATCATCCACGTCGAGTCGGACCGGCGGGCCTTCATCCGCCGGCACTTCCACACCGACATGACCGACGCGACGCACTACGACATCGTCATCAACACGCAGGACCTGGGCTCCGAGGGGACGCTGGAGGCCGTCCGGTTGGCGTGGGAGACCAAGAAGAAGGTCCTCGCCGCGGGGCAGCCGCCGTGGATGTCCGAGGCGGCCGTCGGCTGA
- a CDS encoding DUF2079 domain-containing protein: MDWTRLVPLTLEWLWALAGGACLLAAAALALRPALLPDEESARRIRGTTTLALGLVLPALLAAFKLAQFRRFELMWDSGVLANLVYTFAHGGGWHTSVIADQPYLAVHFAFTAGLLAPLVRLWPSTAVLAAAHGLAVGLSAFAAWRLGRRLAGEVPGLLLVLLLCAHPFFHDVAGSVLDNSIYVLPFFLFGALAWEAGRPGWAAVCALGLLSAREQMPLLFVGTGVLVVLRARDRRGRLLGAALAAAALALLFAELELIRRARIGWDAMKHWEFYAELGGSPSGLLRTALRRPWAFPLALLWPPEKPVRLLRGLLELGFLPAFSGAALVPALVLWLPQGLAGSGTMYNQLIGHNAVYVFGPLVWAGAHGLRRLWERFPERRAWLAAGLLLVAGTGFLQGGRFLLPEGMNPAHWRENGPKALAFIPPGASVWTDEFFLPHLGMRRRVKSFLRNADPYFERGLFVPDRVLLSTHWIALADSGRRDAVLKVLRERRFVELYRERDLVVLADPATLGKEGGEPEPLVLGAEVSGQKP, encoded by the coding sequence ATGGACTGGACGCGGCTCGTGCCGCTGACGCTCGAGTGGCTCTGGGCCCTCGCCGGGGGCGCCTGCCTGCTCGCCGCGGCGGCGCTGGCGCTGCGGCCCGCGCTGCTCCCCGATGAAGAGTCCGCGCGGCGCATCCGAGGGACGACGACGCTCGCTCTCGGGCTCGTCCTTCCCGCGCTCCTCGCCGCGTTCAAGCTCGCGCAGTTCCGCCGCTTCGAGCTCATGTGGGACTCCGGGGTCCTCGCGAACCTCGTCTACACCTTCGCGCACGGGGGAGGCTGGCATACGAGCGTCATCGCGGACCAGCCCTACCTCGCCGTCCACTTCGCCTTCACCGCCGGCCTCCTTGCTCCGCTGGTCCGGCTCTGGCCGAGCACCGCCGTCCTCGCCGCCGCGCACGGGCTCGCGGTCGGGCTCTCGGCCTTCGCCGCATGGCGGCTCGGGCGCCGGCTCGCCGGCGAGGTCCCGGGCCTGCTGCTCGTCCTCCTCCTCTGCGCCCATCCGTTCTTCCACGACGTCGCGGGCTCGGTGCTCGACAACAGCATCTACGTCCTTCCGTTCTTCCTCTTCGGGGCCCTCGCCTGGGAGGCGGGGAGGCCCGGCTGGGCCGCCGTCTGCGCGCTGGGTCTGCTCAGCGCGCGCGAACAGATGCCGCTGCTCTTCGTCGGAACCGGCGTCCTCGTCGTCCTCCGTGCCCGGGACCGGCGCGGCCGTCTTCTCGGGGCGGCCCTCGCGGCCGCGGCGCTCGCCCTCCTCTTCGCGGAGCTCGAGCTCATCCGGCGGGCCCGCATCGGTTGGGACGCGATGAAGCACTGGGAGTTCTATGCGGAGCTGGGCGGGTCGCCTTCCGGGCTCCTGCGGACCGCCCTGCGTCGTCCATGGGCGTTCCCGCTCGCCCTCCTCTGGCCGCCGGAGAAGCCTGTCCGGCTCCTGCGCGGCCTGCTCGAGCTCGGCTTCCTCCCCGCTTTCTCCGGCGCGGCGCTCGTCCCCGCGCTCGTCCTCTGGCTGCCGCAGGGCCTCGCCGGGTCCGGGACCATGTACAACCAGCTCATCGGACACAACGCGGTCTACGTGTTCGGGCCGCTCGTGTGGGCCGGAGCGCACGGGCTCCGGCGCCTGTGGGAGCGCTTCCCGGAGCGCCGGGCCTGGCTCGCGGCGGGGCTGCTGCTCGTCGCCGGCACGGGCTTCCTTCAGGGCGGGCGCTTCCTGCTCCCCGAGGGGATGAACCCGGCGCATTGGCGCGAGAACGGACCGAAGGCGCTCGCCTTCATCCCGCCGGGGGCCTCCGTCTGGACCGACGAGTTCTTCCTGCCGCATCTCGGGATGCGCCGACGCGTGAAGAGCTTCCTGCGCAACGCGGACCCCTACTTCGAGCGGGGCCTCTTCGTCCCGGACCGGGTGCTGCTGAGCACGCACTGGATCGCGCTCGCCGACTCCGGGCGCCGCGACGCGGTCCTGAAGGTCCTGCGCGAGCGGCGCTTCGTGGAGCTCTACCGGGAACGCGACCTCGTCGTGCTCGCCGATCCGGCGACGCTGGGGAAGGAGGGGGGGGAGCCGGAGCCCCTGGTCCTCGGAGCGGAAGTCTCTGGACAAAAGCCCTAA
- a CDS encoding DUF4337 domain-containing protein: MSDERKNAWFDHLALTAVLLAVFAAVSAYERDDLSTRVVLAQAQTANGWAYYQSKSLKGYLYELQKERLEFELALRSARASPEAHALYMAKIRYSDERIREFDADKAALLAQARQRDAQRVELQHRGRSFGVASVFLQVAILLCAVSALLRRRAFWLAGSALGAAGFLFFLNGYLSIF, from the coding sequence ATGAGCGACGAGCGCAAGAACGCCTGGTTCGACCACCTGGCCCTGACCGCGGTGCTGCTGGCGGTCTTCGCGGCCGTCTCGGCCTACGAGCGCGACGACCTGTCCACCCGCGTCGTGCTCGCGCAGGCGCAGACCGCCAACGGCTGGGCCTACTACCAGTCGAAGAGCCTCAAGGGCTACCTCTACGAGCTCCAGAAGGAGCGCCTGGAGTTCGAACTCGCGCTGCGCAGCGCGCGGGCCTCCCCCGAGGCCCACGCGCTCTACATGGCCAAGATCCGCTACTCCGACGAAAGGATCCGCGAATTCGACGCGGACAAGGCCGCGCTCCTGGCCCAGGCGCGCCAGCGCGACGCGCAGCGCGTGGAGCTCCAGCACCGCGGCCGCTCCTTCGGGGTGGCGAGCGTCTTTCTGCAGGTCGCCATCCTCCTCTGCGCGGTCTCGGCGCTGCTGCGCCGCCGTGCCTTCTGGCTGGCCGGCAGCGCGCTCGGCGCTGCGGGCTTCCTGTTCTTCCTCAACGGCTACCTCTCCATCTTCTAA
- a CDS encoding inorganic diphosphatase produces the protein MGPRHHPARSRVCALVAALACAPCPAAAQTRALPVPALGVNAVSFPAAIASPMGGSPELLPANILLPAPLALPVPTPIVDAAVPAEAAHAAVREALASPAKVLLPTAVLPAMKAAHAASQAQAPSAGEQTVEAGVLAEEALRPETSGERGGSSFDRFFHGRGGASADADPVDESPRGVGSWKEPSPAYDGVGGFRALIEITKGSKDKYELDKKTGRLRLDRVLDYAEGYPADYGFIPQTYADDGDPLDVLVLGENSLAPLAFPRVRAIGVVRMVDQGKADDKIIAVREDDPVVGSYRDLRELPAGVVEHLQRFFREYKASEGKEVVVGEAQGFEAARAIIERSFADYRALHARPAEGPVGARSRPVRLRPIPFNGRLFPPVQFTEDGRMGEKLIAALDATRETMDLSLLELNHRGLYAAVSRARKRGVKVRIVVDAAHMYPVAPGQTRSAELQRLIDEGFDIRVLRGGREYGLMHNKFAILDGRLLWSGSANWSHAADTFHQENVVYTDDAHRVEGFQASFDWMWGLARPVGERAGVAEGGVPADATRPVVFNGVGLPAYVFAPGVETEEWLLKAIAAARVSIDVAMFSCTSQRLREALLQARERQPGVKVRIVFDAVQYVNLIDMAWFFLNGFDVRIAFGLMPKKGAMHNKFVVFDGVLVQTGSYNWTENAKFNNFENAQFFDDPAIVAAYAGYFERVRARGRAAREAGERTPPLPRGEGPMLPSGLSHERRSTEGNVQDRGDRFHLRRVW, from the coding sequence ATGGGTCCACGCCATCACCCAGCACGATCCCGGGTCTGCGCGCTCGTCGCGGCGCTCGCTTGCGCGCCCTGTCCGGCGGCCGCCCAGACGCGTGCCCTCCCCGTCCCCGCGCTCGGCGTCAACGCGGTGTCGTTTCCCGCGGCCATCGCGTCCCCGATGGGGGGCTCTCCCGAGCTTCTTCCGGCGAACATCCTTCTTCCCGCGCCGCTCGCGCTCCCGGTGCCGACGCCCATCGTCGACGCCGCCGTCCCCGCCGAGGCGGCCCATGCGGCCGTTCGCGAGGCCCTCGCAAGCCCGGCGAAAGTCCTGCTCCCGACCGCCGTCCTCCCCGCGATGAAGGCGGCGCATGCGGCCTCGCAAGCGCAGGCGCCGAGCGCCGGCGAGCAGACCGTGGAAGCCGGGGTCCTCGCCGAGGAAGCGCTCCGCCCGGAAACGAGCGGCGAGCGCGGGGGTTCTTCCTTCGATCGCTTCTTCCACGGGAGAGGGGGCGCATCCGCCGACGCCGACCCGGTCGACGAGAGTCCTCGCGGCGTCGGCTCCTGGAAGGAACCTTCCCCCGCGTACGACGGGGTGGGCGGGTTCCGCGCGCTCATCGAGATCACGAAGGGCTCGAAGGACAAGTACGAGCTCGACAAGAAGACGGGCCGCCTCCGGCTCGACCGCGTGCTCGACTACGCCGAGGGCTACCCCGCGGACTACGGCTTCATCCCGCAGACCTACGCCGACGACGGCGACCCGCTCGACGTCCTGGTCCTCGGGGAGAACTCGCTCGCGCCGCTCGCGTTCCCCCGCGTCCGCGCGATCGGCGTCGTCCGCATGGTCGATCAGGGCAAGGCGGACGACAAGATCATCGCCGTCCGCGAGGACGACCCGGTCGTAGGGTCGTACCGCGACCTTCGGGAGCTCCCCGCGGGGGTCGTCGAGCACCTCCAGCGCTTCTTCCGAGAGTACAAGGCCTCCGAGGGGAAGGAGGTCGTCGTCGGCGAGGCTCAGGGCTTCGAGGCCGCCCGCGCGATCATCGAACGCTCATTTGCGGACTACCGCGCCCTGCACGCCCGCCCCGCGGAGGGGCCCGTCGGAGCGCGCTCGCGCCCTGTCCGGCTTCGGCCCATCCCCTTCAACGGACGTCTCTTCCCCCCGGTCCAGTTCACCGAGGACGGGCGCATGGGCGAGAAGCTGATCGCGGCCCTCGATGCGACCAGGGAGACGATGGATCTCTCCCTGCTCGAACTGAACCACCGCGGGCTTTACGCGGCCGTCTCCCGCGCCAGGAAGCGCGGGGTGAAGGTCCGCATCGTGGTCGACGCGGCCCATATGTACCCCGTGGCGCCCGGCCAGACGCGTTCCGCGGAGCTCCAGCGGCTCATCGACGAGGGCTTCGACATACGCGTCCTGCGCGGCGGCAGGGAGTACGGGCTGATGCACAACAAGTTCGCCATCCTCGACGGCAGGCTCCTGTGGTCCGGCTCGGCGAACTGGTCGCACGCCGCGGACACGTTCCACCAGGAGAACGTCGTCTATACCGACGACGCGCACCGCGTCGAAGGCTTCCAGGCGTCCTTCGACTGGATGTGGGGCCTGGCGCGGCCGGTCGGCGAGCGGGCGGGCGTCGCGGAGGGGGGCGTCCCGGCCGATGCGACGCGTCCCGTGGTCTTCAACGGCGTGGGGCTGCCGGCGTACGTCTTCGCTCCCGGCGTCGAGACCGAGGAATGGCTGCTCAAGGCCATCGCCGCCGCCCGCGTCTCCATCGACGTCGCGATGTTCAGCTGCACGTCCCAGCGGCTGCGCGAGGCCCTGCTCCAGGCCCGCGAGCGCCAGCCCGGCGTGAAGGTGAGGATCGTCTTCGACGCGGTCCAGTACGTGAATCTCATCGACATGGCCTGGTTCTTCCTCAACGGCTTCGACGTCCGGATCGCCTTCGGCCTGATGCCGAAGAAAGGCGCCATGCACAACAAGTTCGTGGTCTTCGACGGGGTCCTGGTCCAGACCGGCTCCTACAACTGGACCGAGAACGCGAAGTTCAACAACTTCGAGAACGCCCAGTTCTTCGACGATCCCGCGATCGTCGCCGCATACGCCGGCTACTTCGAGCGCGTGCGCGCGCGAGGCCGGGCGGCCCGCGAGGCCGGAGAGAGGACCCCACCCCTCCCCCGCGGCGAGGGGCCGATGCTCCCGTCGGGTCTCTCGCATGAGCGTCGGAGCACCGAGGGGAACGTCCAGGATCGAGGAGACAGGTTTCATCTTCGCCGTGTTTGGTAA
- a CDS encoding FumA C-terminus/TtdB family hydratase beta subunit — protein MATAAQKGTGLFQLGADATRLRRLSADFTRVERVGDREVLRVDPRALTLLAHQAFRDVSFLLRTRHLEQLAAILRDPEATRNDKAVALELLENAEISARFELPNCQDTGTATVYAKKGGEVWTGGGDEEALEAGIRKAYAEENLRYSQVAALDMYEEKNTGTNLPAQIDLVACDGDRYDFLFVAKGGGSANKTMLWQETKALLAPEPLRKFLVEKMRAIGTAACPPYHLAVVVGGLSAEMTLKTVKLASAGWLDALPTAGDASGRAFRDLALEASLLAEARKLGLGAQFGGKHFCHDVRVVRLPRHAASCPVGMGVSCTADRNVRGRIDRDGVWLEELEREPGRLIPSEFRKGFGDERVVRLSLERPMDEILSELSKHPVATPLLLTGRIVVARDIAHAKLKERLDSGQGLPEYFLKHPVYYAGPAKKPKTKPAGSFGPTTSGRMDSYVDLFQSKGASKVMIGKGNRSPQVTEACKRHGGFYLGSTGGAAALLAERCIKNVEVLDYPELGMESVWGIDVVDFPAYILVDDKGNDFFRR, from the coding sequence ATGGCCACGGCGGCGCAGAAAGGGACGGGACTCTTCCAGCTCGGGGCGGACGCGACGCGCTTGCGCCGCCTGAGCGCCGACTTCACGCGCGTCGAGCGCGTCGGAGACCGCGAGGTCCTGCGCGTGGACCCGCGGGCGCTGACCCTCCTCGCCCACCAGGCCTTCCGCGACGTCTCCTTCCTGCTGCGCACGAGGCACCTCGAGCAGCTCGCGGCGATCCTCAGGGACCCGGAGGCCACGCGCAACGACAAGGCCGTCGCTCTCGAGCTCCTCGAGAACGCCGAGATCTCCGCGCGCTTCGAGCTCCCCAACTGCCAGGACACCGGCACCGCCACCGTCTACGCGAAGAAGGGCGGCGAGGTCTGGACGGGAGGGGGGGACGAGGAGGCGCTCGAGGCGGGCATCCGCAAGGCCTACGCCGAGGAGAACCTCCGCTATTCGCAGGTCGCGGCGCTCGACATGTACGAGGAGAAGAACACCGGCACGAACCTCCCCGCGCAGATCGACCTCGTCGCCTGCGACGGCGACCGCTATGACTTCCTCTTCGTCGCCAAGGGCGGCGGGTCCGCCAACAAGACGATGCTCTGGCAGGAGACCAAGGCGCTGCTCGCGCCCGAACCCCTTCGGAAGTTCCTCGTCGAGAAGATGCGCGCCATCGGCACCGCCGCCTGCCCTCCCTACCACCTCGCCGTCGTGGTCGGCGGGCTCTCCGCCGAGATGACGCTCAAGACCGTGAAGCTGGCCTCGGCGGGCTGGCTCGACGCCCTGCCGACCGCCGGCGACGCCTCCGGCCGCGCCTTCCGCGACCTCGCGCTGGAGGCCTCGCTGCTCGCGGAGGCCCGGAAGCTCGGACTCGGCGCGCAGTTCGGCGGGAAGCACTTCTGCCACGACGTGCGCGTCGTGCGCCTGCCGCGCCACGCCGCCTCCTGCCCCGTCGGGATGGGGGTCTCCTGCACCGCGGACCGCAACGTGCGCGGCCGCATCGACCGGGACGGGGTCTGGCTCGAGGAGCTCGAGCGCGAGCCCGGACGCCTCATCCCCTCGGAGTTCCGCAAGGGCTTCGGCGACGAGCGGGTCGTGCGGCTGTCCCTGGAGCGGCCGATGGACGAGATCCTCTCCGAGCTCTCGAAGCATCCGGTCGCCACGCCGCTGCTCCTCACCGGGCGCATCGTGGTCGCGCGCGACATCGCGCACGCCAAGCTCAAGGAACGGCTGGACTCCGGGCAGGGTCTGCCCGAGTACTTCCTGAAGCACCCGGTCTACTACGCGGGGCCGGCGAAGAAGCCGAAGACCAAGCCGGCGGGCTCCTTCGGACCCACGACCTCCGGGCGCATGGATTCCTATGTGGACCTCTTCCAGTCGAAGGGGGCCTCGAAGGTCATGATCGGCAAGGGCAACCGCAGCCCGCAGGTCACCGAGGCCTGCAAGCGGCACGGCGGCTTCTATCTCGGTTCCACCGGGGGCGCGGCCGCGCTCCTCGCCGAGCGCTGCATCAAGAACGTCGAGGTCCTCGATTACCCCGAGCTCGGCATGGAGTCCGTCTGGGGCATCGACGTCGTCGACTTTCCGGCCTATATCCTGGTGGACGATAAAGGAAACGATTTTTTCCGACGTTAG